The genomic window ACCTGAGACAGAGAGCATCACACCCGAGACAGAGGAAGGAGAATCGCAACCGCGCCTGAAAGAGAGCGAAGGAGAATCGTGCCATCAGAGAGAGAGGGAAGGAGAGTTGTGCCGCTGGAGAGAATCACCATTGAAAATGAGGATGAGGAAGGAGAATCACCGTCGGAGAGTGAGATTGAGAGTGAGAGTAATGGATGTAGAGAAGAAGAACATTGTTTCAGCGAGCGCGTAAGAGTAATATTGAGAGTGAggtttttaattttaagtttttaattttgtattttgtattgtATATGTATAAAAATACAGTGGCTGAATTGATGGCTGAAAGTGGTGTGCATATAGCACAACCGTAAAAATATAAGCTATACTTAGCATGattgtaaaattaaacaaaataaaatttaaaaatatttttaaaattttgacaaATTTTCTATAATGCATGACACATGATGTTCTTTATTTACCTCATTTCAACTTTAATATATCTCtgtttcaaaaattaattcagcACTCATATGTGAActcactttttcatcttcttcttgcactctACAGAGCAACAATTTGGGGACAATTGATTTGGCCAGAATGAGAGAGGGATTATATGTCTTTGAACCTAATTTCAGTAAAAATTCATCCACTACACACTCCATAAATTCCATCCAATCTCCACCCATTACACCTTCCAATATATGGCATTTTCGTTTAGGACACCTTTCTGGGCAAAGACTTAATCATTTACATAAACAATTTCCTTTTATCTCTATGCATCATGACGAGGCTTGTGACATTTGTCATCtttctaaacaaaagaaactttctttttctcaaagttttaacaaagccaatgcaagttttgatttattacactttgatatttggggtccgtttcgacaaaattctattcataatcataaatatttttttactattgttgatgattttagccGCTTTACATGGGTTACtttattaaaatcaaaaggagaagtaCAGAATCAATAATATTTAAGTATGTCTttgtatgtttaaaaaaaaaatattttttattaaaacataGCAACACGCATATCAATAAATATCGTGTTTAAAATGTGTCCAACACGCCTACACACCAACTTAACAAGATGTCCATGCTTCTTAGCAAATTCTTAATGACAAAAAATATAAGGAAAAATTTCACTCCCCTCCCATGCGAGATGTTAAAATGATACTTTCctcccctctattttataaatgtatatTCTCCTcctttctaacttttaaaaaacctattctttaatctattttaaattttttatgttagctaatattaactttatctattttttaagaaaaataaattattttttgaaaaaatatctattaataaaaattttattttttatcattaaaataaattatttttttattgattcaattgtatttttactaaaatatttttaaaaaatttaataattaaaagtttCAACAAGACAGGAGAGACAAAAGGGCATGATATAGTAGACGGCGACGAAAGGAGCGTCTGTGTCCGTCTTCTCTTATCTCATCATCCTCCGTGGACTATCTGGTGTGGTGTGGAccgaaggggagagagagagagaattcactGCCCCACAATGACCTCATCGACAACAACCACATTCAAACGATAACATGCCCTTCTGACCTTCTCTTCCTCTGCTGCTCCTGCTCCTGCTCCTGCTTCATGATCCCATCACCGTCTTATCTTCTTCGCTCGCTACTCCCGGCGGTTCGTTCTACATTCTCCCTTTTTTTTAATCGTTTTTCAAACAATTTGTTGGGTCAATGTTATTATCAGCTTCAATTTTGGATTTACGTGTGAAATTGCCTCCAATGCCCTCCCTTTTCTGCATACTTATGACAGGGCAGTGAAAAATCAATGACCTAGTTTCGTCAATTGGATGAGTTCACTCACCTGGGTTACCAGCATCCGATTAGGTTGGTCCAGTGGTAGTCAAGCTGGTCCCTTTTCCAATGTCCTCGAGCCGGATTAGTCAAGATTTTGATAATAGGGTCTGTTTTGATGAATCCTTGTTCATCTTTTAGAAAGGTGTTTGTTTGATCTTTTATACTTGCGATAGGCTTGTGTTTACGGCCCTTTCTGTTAGGGTTTCTGCTTTCTCTAACTGGTGTGCTGATTGAGAAGTTAGATagctttattatttttcttcttagctTATTGAAATTCACTGAATCCGTAGGATGTATTTACCTCTAATCTCTTGCATTGGTTATGGGAATTTGATTACATTGAAAGTATTAAGGACTAGGAAATTTTCATTTTGGTATGTAGCATAATTTTGACTGNNNNNNNNNNNNNNNNNNNNNNNNNNNNNNNNNNNNNNNNNNNNNNNNNNNNNNNNNNNNNNNNNNNNNNNNNNNNNNNNNNNNNNNNNNNNNNNNNNGAAAGGAAGAATAATATGTTAAGGGGGTTTAGATGCCCGAGAGTTTTTAGAAGATTACACCTTGTTTGCCATTGTTTGATCtttgttaaatctgaaaataagcAGGTGAAGTTTTCTTTTCTGTGGGATGTAACTATATAATTCCTCTTGGTATTCTATGCTGTTCATTGGATGGATTTTATTTGTTCACTCCAATTCTTATTGGTATTCTATGCTGTTCATTGGATGGATTTTATTTGTTCACTGCATTTCTTATTAGTGGctgttttgattttttaatgcatttataaataaatgaaatttgaattattATTTCTTTGATAATGAAATTTGGATGGATATGGCATATGATCAATTAGAGATACCACCCTTGTACTACTTTTCTAAATTAGatctatattatattatatatagatGTAGATATGAATGGGATCCACTGTTTGAAGCTTTTGATTTGCTAAATTACTCTTTTGGATCTGGGATGAACCTAGAATGAATTGAAATGCATCAATCTAATGGTTCTGCAAATTTGCCTACTACATCTGCAAATGTTGTCCAGGCTTGTCACTTTCTTTTGTTTTCCAtagtttcctttttcttctttttcttgttccccTTGACAATGCCAATGATGAACTAAAATTTCCCTTCAGGAAAATGCATGAGTTCTCTACTGTAGACGGTTTTGTGGAGATAAGTGAAGGCCTGGCAGAGATTATGAAGTACGTGGCTAATGAACCATCTTCTGGGCTTTTCTATATCCAACACCATGCTCAAAATGCAGTCCCGAATGTTATTGAAGCTAAAAGGAACATTGTCGAGAAGTCTCACGAAACAACTTTGCACGCTGAAGATTTGGAGGACTCTGTCACTATGNNNNNNNNNNNNNNNNNNNCGAGACATTAAGAAATCTCTGGTTACGATGACAACAAAACAACCAAAAAGAGGCTTAATTCGTCAATCACCATCAGGTTCACGGATAGAACGAACTAGTCTTTGGGGTGAGGGCAGTGAGAAACGGAGTAACTATCTTTCAAGTGTTTTCAGCTCAGCAAAACAGAAGGCTAGTAGTCTCAGGTGGCCAAATCTTGATACTAAGGAATCCATGGATTCTAAGGGTGAGAAGCCAGATATGTACTCTAATTTGCCATTAACAGTCACATCTGCTAGCACTAATTCATCTCTACAGGGCATTGAAGCCTACGAGTTACCCGTGTCAAGCCAAGTTGAAGATGAATGTCAGCACCAACAGAATGAGGATAGTGATGTTAACAGCACTAAGTTATTGTCAATATCAGAAAACTATGATGACTTCAAAGCTAATAAGGAAGCTAAACTAGAAGAGTGGCTGCAAGGAACTGGCAATCTAGAGAATAATCGAGGCGCAGGTGATGAGGGAATGTGTTAGCTTAGCTATTAAAATTTGAGACAAAGCTTCAGCTTGTATATACTCTTTCTTGAGCATCTCGTGTCTCTGATAAGTGATTGATTATGAAGAAAATATTTTGTAGTGCTGTGAAATGTTCTTTGAATAAACATGAAGTGTTTTGCAAGCAATTGAGAATTATGATACCAAGGTAGCAAAAATTTGGGGCTTTCCAAATATAGGAAAACTTGGGATTAgattttctcaaatttttttcacACTTGAGGGAGTAAAGTATGATCTCTCACCATACATTTCATAGgtaggatcaagagaaaatatgagaggAAAAATATTGAAGGATTAAAGATTATACTTTACATTTTCActtggaaaaaaaattaagaggatCTATTTTTGTAAATTTGTATGTGGTTCTTAAAAGCTAAAATTACACATAGTCAAGTAATTTTCATTCTTAGAGTTTAAGCTAATATATCTATATGTTTTTTATATGTTAAGTGGATCAGAACATTCACAATAATATTCTAATTTTACATCAGGAAGAAAGGTGATGCCTAATTGTTTCCAACTTGAGATAAAAAGTGAGGTTGCACCTAATAATGTTCTTCTTGTGATAGAAACCGGTAACATCATGGAGTCTCAGCTTGTAGTTTCATATGCAAATCGTGATCCACAATAGGAATTGAATCCTCCCATGTAAAAGTTTCATAGCGAAGCAGTCATGTAAGTACTTCTGATAATTTGATTAATCTAATGCACCAAAGGATGATCCAGCAATTATAACTACACATATCTGATGCAAATGTAATTGCACGGTTACAGTAGTTACTATTAAGAATTACTCCATGTCTGACATTTTTTAATTACTTTCTCACATGTCATTTTTTCATGATGTTTTGCTTTGATGGACATTTAGTTATTTAGCTATACTACCAAGCATTCATGCAGCTAGTTGCATTCCAATCCTTCATATTTGGTACAACTAACTGTCATCACAGAGGCTATGTCATTGTTTGAGTATTGAGTAGCGTGccaacatttatttatttatttttcttttgtttctatttattttttcgttAGTAACTTGTGTCATCTGAATATTTAAAAGTTAAATAAGGTATCATAGAAAATAAGgtattttagaaattaaaaaaagaaaagcattTCCTTATATTAATGTCATCACTCACTTATGTTATGCCTGCCATTGCAACATCATCAATATataaataatgaataatttcCTATTGAGGTCTTATTGCCTCCAACTATAGGCTAAATCAATAAAAACACATCTGCACAAATATTTGGAGGTAGCGACCAAATTACATTGGCTGGGACGGGGAAATAATACAAGTATATCTTCTTTTATGTTGCAAGTAATATGTTTTGTTACAATAATaaatcttaaaaattctaaaacatAAAATCTAATTATATGACATGACAGTTATATAACTGAAACATTTATATAGACAGAAGtatacttatatttatttttaattgcatttAAAACATGATTTATATACTTGTATTAGTGTCATTTCTTTGAGTGTTATCACCCACACAAACATCATTTGATGAGTAGTATTAAAAGAGACTAGCAGAAAATTGacacaaatttcaaattttcttttcctttaaaaaaaaacttA from Arachis ipaensis cultivar K30076 chromosome B09, Araip1.1, whole genome shotgun sequence includes these protein-coding regions:
- the LOC107616441 gene encoding LOW QUALITY PROTEIN: BLOC-1-related complex subunit 8 homolog (The sequence of the model RefSeq protein was modified relative to this genomic sequence to represent the inferred CDS: inserted 2 bases in 1 codon), with amino-acid sequence MVLQICLLHLQMLSRKMHEFSTVDGFVEISEGLAEIMKYVANEPSSGLFYIQHHAQNAVPNVIEAKRNIVEKSHETTLHAEDLEDSVTMXXXXXXXXDIKKSLVTMTTKQPKRGLIRQSPSGSRIERTSLWGEGSEKRSNYLSSVFSSAKQKASSLRWPNLDTKESMDSKGEKPDMYSNLPLTVTSASTNSSLQGIEAYELPVSSQVEDECQHQQNEDSDVNSTKLLSISENYDDFKANKEAKLEEWLQGTGNLENNRGAGDEGMC